In Phaeobacter inhibens DSM 16374, the following proteins share a genomic window:
- a CDS encoding methyltransferase domain-containing protein has product MTQATTPRPQLFDRRAIAAHRSRLTPQALFLHDIARDEIEDRLSMVNRSFTNPALVAPFAEGWERCLPDAKHVADDETLDLAVGAHDLVVHAMSLHWANDPVGQLIQCHRALSEDGLLLVVMLGGQTLHELRSALATAETRLLGGLSPRVAPMAEVRDLGALLQRAGFALPVADVVPLTAKYRDLQHLMHELRGMGETNAMTERQKVTPSRRLFAEAEEIYRATYATADGLLPATFELICLTGWSPSETQQKPLRPGSAKARLADALKVPETPLPK; this is encoded by the coding sequence ATGACCCAAGCCACGACGCCCCGCCCGCAGCTGTTCGACCGCCGCGCCATTGCCGCCCATCGCAGCCGACTGACGCCTCAGGCCCTGTTCCTGCATGACATCGCCCGCGATGAGATTGAGGATCGGCTATCCATGGTTAACAGAAGCTTTACCAACCCAGCACTGGTTGCGCCCTTTGCCGAAGGATGGGAGCGCTGTCTGCCTGATGCCAAACATGTGGCGGATGACGAGACCTTGGATCTGGCAGTGGGTGCGCATGATCTTGTTGTGCACGCGATGTCGCTTCATTGGGCCAATGATCCTGTGGGCCAGCTGATCCAGTGTCACCGCGCCCTGAGCGAAGATGGGCTGCTGCTGGTTGTGATGCTGGGCGGCCAAACCCTTCATGAACTGCGCAGCGCCCTGGCAACGGCCGAAACACGGCTTCTTGGCGGGCTCTCCCCGCGCGTGGCCCCGATGGCCGAGGTCCGTGATCTGGGTGCCTTGTTGCAGCGGGCCGGATTTGCACTGCCGGTTGCTGATGTGGTGCCGCTGACGGCAAAATACCGCGACCTGCAACATTTGATGCATGAATTGCGTGGCATGGGCGAAACCAATGCGATGACCGAACGACAGAAGGTAACACCATCGCGCCGTCTCTTTGCAGAAGCAGAAGAGATCTACCGCGCCACCTACGCAACTGCGGACGGTCTTTTGCCCGCAACATTTGAACTGATTTGCCTGACCGGTTGGTCGCCATCGGAAACCCAGCAGAAACCGCTCCGCCCAGGATCGGCGAAGGCCCGTCTGGCCGATGCGCTAAAGGTGCCAGAAACACCACTGCCCAAGTAG
- a CDS encoding ABC transporter substrate-binding protein: protein MTRIDRRALFTSGAAAALLAATGAALADAPRSGGILRLAVPRDGDLMDHVARGAVFDTLTEIGPDGSLRPELATRWSSSPDARIWRFDIRSDVTFHSGAQLQAQDVAASLRNSVIEADHGAQIEVLAQDSIQIALGASNPHLPYLLADGRFSIAAGGEVSCDLSVADGTGCYRVDRARAGRDFRATRVTDHYKSGQAGWVDTVELIVIPDAGVRAEALREGYVDVAALPAPDGLLSRGSFHYHPSASDMALAARRDVGLPRRIGARSALDDGRIAERWWRV, encoded by the coding sequence ATGACACGGATCGACAGACGTGCGTTGTTCACATCGGGTGCAGCTGCGGCGTTGCTGGCTGCCACCGGTGCGGCGCTTGCAGATGCCCCTCGGTCGGGGGGAATCCTGCGATTGGCTGTACCACGGGATGGCGATCTGATGGATCATGTGGCCCGTGGTGCTGTCTTTGATACGCTGACGGAAATCGGCCCGGATGGGTCATTGCGCCCTGAGTTGGCCACCCGTTGGAGCAGCAGCCCGGATGCGCGGATCTGGCGTTTTGATATCCGGTCCGATGTGACATTTCATAGTGGGGCGCAGCTGCAGGCTCAGGATGTGGCCGCCAGCCTGCGCAACAGCGTTATTGAAGCCGATCACGGGGCGCAGATTGAGGTGCTTGCTCAGGACAGTATCCAGATTGCGCTGGGCGCCTCGAACCCGCATCTTCCCTATCTGCTGGCAGATGGCCGTTTTTCGATCGCTGCGGGCGGAGAGGTTTCGTGTGATCTCTCTGTGGCAGATGGGACCGGGTGCTACCGGGTGGACCGCGCGCGCGCTGGCCGCGATTTTCGGGCGACTCGGGTGACGGATCACTACAAATCGGGTCAGGCAGGCTGGGTCGATACCGTTGAGCTGATTGTGATTCCTGATGCAGGGGTTCGGGCAGAGGCCTTGCGGGAGGGGTACGTTGATGTCGCCGCCTTACCTGCGCCTGACGGGTTGTTGTCGCGCGGCAGTTTTCACTATCATCCATCGGCGAGCGATATGGCCTTGGCGGCACGTCGGGATGTGGGCCTGCCGCGCAGGATAGGTGCCCGCTCAGCGCTGGATGATGGCCGTATCGCTGAGCGCTGGTGGCGTGTCTGA
- the ubiG gene encoding bifunctional 2-polyprenyl-6-hydroxyphenol methylase/3-demethylubiquinol 3-O-methyltransferase UbiG, producing MQAPQSTVDPSEIAKFEAMAAEWWDPTGKFKPLHMLNPCRLDYITQQIAAEFDRDLSSDAPFSGLRLLDVGCGGGLLSEPMARLGADVVGADAAAGNIPVAQVHAQQSGLDIDYRHTTAEALAEAGEQFDVVLNMEVVEHVADPLSYLTATRQLLKPGGLQICSTINRNPKSYAMAIFGAEVVMRWLPRGTHEWSKFITPDELFDLLTKSGLTPVDRKGFVFNPVFWSWSLSERDLSVNYVTASTKPR from the coding sequence ATGCAAGCGCCTCAATCCACGGTAGATCCGTCCGAGATCGCAAAATTCGAAGCCATGGCTGCTGAATGGTGGGATCCGACCGGAAAATTCAAACCGCTGCATATGTTGAACCCCTGTCGCCTGGACTACATCACGCAGCAGATCGCAGCAGAATTCGACCGTGACCTGTCGTCGGATGCGCCATTTTCAGGTCTGCGTTTGCTTGATGTCGGTTGTGGTGGCGGCCTGCTGAGCGAACCCATGGCGCGCTTGGGAGCGGACGTCGTCGGTGCAGATGCTGCAGCCGGGAATATCCCGGTTGCGCAGGTCCACGCGCAGCAATCCGGACTGGATATCGACTATCGCCATACTACAGCTGAGGCACTGGCCGAAGCGGGCGAACAGTTCGATGTGGTCCTGAATATGGAAGTGGTCGAACATGTGGCCGACCCGCTTAGCTATCTGACCGCCACACGGCAATTGCTGAAACCCGGCGGATTGCAGATCTGCTCTACCATCAACCGCAATCCCAAAAGCTACGCCATGGCCATCTTTGGCGCAGAGGTGGTGATGCGCTGGCTGCCGCGCGGCACCCATGAATGGTCGAAGTTCATCACCCCCGATGAATTATTCGACCTGTTGACAAAATCTGGATTGACGCCGGTTGATCGCAAGGGATTCGTCTTCAACCCTGTGTTCTGGAGCTGGTCACTCTCGGAGCGAGACCTGAGTGTCAACTACGTCACCGCAAGCACCAAACCACGCTAA
- a CDS encoding ComF family protein: MLKARIQTAVSLIYPPRCLACGDWVDSDFGLCGPCWRDTPFISGTCCDGCGVALMGEGDGFRLECDDCMAHPRPWQQGRAALSYEGTARRLILALKHGDRTEIARPAARWLTRAAATLLANAPLVAPVPLHWSRFLRRRYNQSDLLAKIVAQDADLDYCPDLLRRTRRTPSLEGQNRHQRYTTLAQSIAAHPKHAERINGRIVLLVDDVMTSGATLSACSEACLDAGATGVRVAVLARVTHS, encoded by the coding sequence ATGTTGAAGGCACGGATACAAACGGCTGTTTCATTGATTTACCCACCGCGCTGTCTGGCCTGTGGAGATTGGGTGGACAGTGATTTCGGGCTTTGTGGTCCCTGTTGGCGCGACACCCCCTTCATCAGCGGAACCTGTTGTGACGGTTGCGGCGTCGCGCTGATGGGAGAGGGGGACGGTTTTCGGCTTGAGTGTGATGACTGTATGGCGCATCCGCGCCCTTGGCAGCAGGGGCGTGCGGCACTGTCTTACGAAGGCACCGCGCGGCGTTTGATTCTGGCGTTGAAGCATGGAGATCGCACAGAGATCGCGCGGCCTGCGGCGCGCTGGCTGACGCGGGCTGCGGCCACCTTGTTGGCAAATGCTCCGCTGGTGGCGCCAGTGCCGTTGCATTGGTCGCGGTTTTTGCGCCGTCGCTACAATCAGTCTGATCTACTGGCCAAGATCGTGGCACAAGACGCCGACTTGGATTATTGCCCGGATCTACTGCGCCGGACACGGCGTACCCCGTCGCTGGAGGGGCAAAATCGCCATCAGCGTTACACGACATTGGCGCAGTCGATTGCTGCCCACCCAAAACACGCCGAGCGGATCAATGGCAGAATTGTCCTGTTGGTGGATGATGTGATGACCAGCGGCGCAACGCTCAGCGCTTGCAGCGAGGCTTGCCTTGATGCTGGGGCGACGGGGGTGCGTGTTGCGGTGCTTGCACGGGTCACGCACTCGTGA
- the grxC gene encoding glutaredoxin 3: MKPVEIYTSPLCGFCHAAKRLLTQKGVSFDEIDVLANPDRKAEMIERANGGRTVPQIFVGETHVGGCDDLYALDRSGKLDPLLAA, from the coding sequence ATGAAACCGGTCGAAATCTACACATCCCCGCTTTGCGGGTTCTGCCATGCTGCCAAACGCTTGCTGACGCAAAAAGGTGTAAGCTTTGACGAAATCGACGTTTTGGCAAACCCGGACCGCAAGGCTGAAATGATTGAGCGTGCCAATGGCGGGCGCACAGTGCCGCAGATTTTCGTGGGTGAAACTCATGTGGGCGGATGTGATGATCTTTATGCGCTGGACCGCTCCGGGAAGCTGGATCCGCTGCTCGCCGCCTGA
- the pip gene encoding prolyl aminopeptidase translates to MDKYPYQKRAVQYLYPPIEPFDQRMIDVGQGHHIYMEQSGNPDGTPVVVCHGGPGGGSSPAMRRYFDPERYRIILFDQRGCGRSRPHASCEDNTTWHLVADMEIIRRLIGVSQWMVFGGSWGATLSLIYAQTHPERVRQLILRGVFLMTKSELDWFYGGGAGRFWPETWSRFVSLIPDDERSDLIAAYNRRLFSGDMAEEIRFGRAWSAWENALASIHSNGVSGESPGDYARAFARLENHYFINGGFLDYDGQIFANMGRISHIPGVIVQGRYDMICPPTSAWRLKELWPNAELKMVRNAGHALSEPGISAELVRAMDQIAEEQEP, encoded by the coding sequence ATGGACAAATACCCGTATCAAAAGCGCGCAGTGCAGTATTTGTACCCGCCCATCGAACCCTTCGACCAGCGTATGATCGATGTTGGGCAGGGGCACCATATCTATATGGAGCAAAGCGGCAATCCGGATGGCACCCCTGTGGTGGTCTGTCACGGGGGGCCGGGTGGCGGATCCAGCCCCGCGATGCGGAGGTATTTTGATCCGGAGCGTTACAGGATTATCCTGTTCGATCAGCGGGGGTGCGGACGGTCGCGGCCACATGCCTCCTGCGAGGACAACACAACCTGGCATCTGGTCGCGGATATGGAGATCATTCGACGCCTGATCGGAGTGTCGCAATGGATGGTGTTCGGTGGCAGCTGGGGGGCGACGCTATCGTTGATCTATGCCCAGACCCATCCGGAGAGGGTGCGCCAGCTGATCCTGCGGGGCGTGTTCCTGATGACCAAGTCGGAGTTGGACTGGTTCTATGGGGGCGGCGCCGGTCGGTTCTGGCCGGAAACCTGGTCGCGATTTGTCTCGCTGATACCGGACGATGAGCGTAGCGACCTGATCGCGGCCTATAATCGGCGATTGTTTTCTGGCGATATGGCAGAAGAGATTCGGTTCGGTCGGGCTTGGTCGGCGTGGGAGAATGCACTGGCCTCTATCCATTCCAACGGCGTTTCAGGGGAAAGCCCCGGTGATTACGCCCGCGCCTTTGCCCGGTTGGAGAATCACTATTTCATCAATGGCGGATTTCTGGATTACGACGGTCAGATCTTCGCCAATATGGGTCGCATATCGCATATTCCGGGCGTAATCGTTCAGGGGCGGTATGACATGATCTGCCCACCGACCTCGGCCTGGCGGTTGAAGGAGCTGTGGCCAAATGCAGAGTTGAAGATGGTGCGTAATGCCGGCCATGCTCTCTCGGAACCGGGAATCAGCGCGGAACTGGTGCGCGCGATGGACCAGATTGCCGAGGAGCAGGAGCCATGA
- a CDS encoding carbon-nitrogen hydrolase family protein gives MRAALLQMTSSDQPAENLGIVRQMIDDAVAGGAGFVLTPEVTNCLSGSRSHQQSVLHQEADDPTLSALRDTAAQHGIWLSLGSLALKTTDTDGRFANRQFLIDPKGEIVARYDKIHMFDVDVTPEETYRESDGYRPGHEAVVAETPFAVLGLTICYDVRFPYLHRRLAKAGAQVLLAPAAFSHVTGAAHWHALLQARAIETGCYVLAAAQTGTHAASRGQSRRTYGHSLAVSPWGEILADGGTDIGITYIDLDLEKVAQARRQVPSLSHDREFDGP, from the coding sequence ATGCGTGCCGCTCTGCTTCAAATGACGTCAAGCGACCAACCAGCCGAAAATCTGGGAATAGTGCGGCAGATGATCGACGATGCTGTGGCGGGCGGCGCTGGGTTTGTGCTGACGCCGGAGGTGACCAATTGTCTGTCCGGCAGTCGCAGTCATCAGCAATCCGTCCTGCATCAGGAGGCTGATGATCCGACGTTGTCAGCGTTACGGGACACGGCGGCGCAACATGGAATCTGGTTGTCGCTGGGGTCACTGGCGCTGAAGACGACGGATACAGATGGGCGCTTTGCCAATCGCCAGTTTTTGATTGACCCGAAGGGTGAGATTGTCGCCCGCTATGATAAGATCCACATGTTTGACGTGGACGTCACACCTGAGGAAACCTACCGCGAGTCCGATGGATACCGGCCCGGTCACGAAGCGGTGGTTGCAGAAACCCCCTTTGCCGTGTTGGGGCTGACTATCTGCTATGATGTGCGCTTTCCCTATCTGCATCGGCGTCTGGCCAAGGCAGGGGCGCAGGTTCTCTTGGCGCCTGCGGCATTTTCCCATGTCACAGGAGCCGCCCATTGGCACGCCCTGCTACAGGCGCGGGCCATCGAAACGGGTTGCTATGTGTTGGCCGCGGCACAGACTGGCACCCATGCGGCTTCCCGTGGGCAGTCACGTCGCACCTATGGCCATTCGCTTGCCGTGTCGCCGTGGGGTGAGATCCTTGCGGATGGTGGTACGGATATCGGCATCACCTACATTGATCTTGACCTTGAAAAAGTGGCACAAGCGCGCAGACAGGTGCCTTCCCTGTCGCATGACCGAGAGTTCGACGGCCCCTGA
- the rimP gene encoding ribosome maturation factor RimP, with amino-acid sequence MTNDLIAKAAIDRRLAEIITPVIEDLGFELVRIRLMSGKTTTLQIMADKPDGGIEVDGCAEISNAVSATLDVEDPILDSYALEVSSPGIDRPLTRLKDFEMFEGYEAKIETSELIDGRRRFKGELAGVEDDEVLINIEEHGETITIGLKFDWLSDAKLVLTDDLIKEMLRQRKAAGTLNEDAFDEIEADGSEEEKK; translated from the coding sequence ATGACCAATGACCTGATAGCCAAGGCAGCCATCGACCGGCGGCTTGCCGAGATCATCACTCCGGTGATCGAAGATCTCGGTTTTGAGCTGGTGCGTATTCGGCTGATGTCCGGCAAGACCACCACGCTGCAAATCATGGCAGACAAGCCTGACGGCGGCATTGAGGTTGATGGCTGCGCCGAAATCTCCAATGCGGTCAGCGCGACGCTGGACGTGGAGGATCCGATCCTCGACAGCTATGCACTGGAGGTCTCCAGCCCCGGTATTGACCGCCCTCTGACACGCCTCAAGGACTTCGAGATGTTCGAAGGCTATGAGGCCAAGATTGAAACCAGCGAGCTGATCGATGGCCGTCGCCGTTTCAAGGGCGAGCTGGCGGGTGTCGAGGATGATGAAGTTCTGATCAATATCGAAGAACATGGCGAGACTATCACCATCGGCTTGAAATTTGATTGGTTGAGCGACGCCAAACTGGTTCTGACCGACGATCTGATCAAAGAAATGCTGCGCCAGCGCAAAGCTGCGGGCACCCTGAACGAAGACGCATTCGACGAAATCGAGGCCGATGGGTCCGAAGAGGAGAAAAAGTAA
- a CDS encoding MarR family winged helix-turn-helix transcriptional regulator has protein sequence MDDTNSLAVSLFSEILMADQLARTRLGQVLPKGMELSHFSVLNHLARTGVERSPAQLAKAFHVTRGAMTNTLGKLEAAGYVHIRPDWDDARRKMVAISPAGRQARDAALASIVPMISEVVEELGGDRVKSALPILREFRIKLGSRD, from the coding sequence ATGGATGATACAAATTCCCTTGCGGTTTCGCTGTTTAGCGAAATTCTGATGGCAGATCAGCTGGCGCGAACCCGGTTGGGACAGGTGCTGCCCAAGGGAATGGAACTGTCGCATTTCTCCGTGTTGAACCATCTGGCACGTACTGGCGTGGAACGCTCTCCCGCGCAGCTGGCGAAGGCGTTTCATGTGACCCGCGGCGCGATGACCAATACGCTGGGAAAGCTGGAGGCCGCCGGTTATGTCCATATTCGCCCTGATTGGGACGATGCGCGGCGTAAAATGGTTGCCATCAGCCCGGCTGGGCGGCAGGCGCGCGATGCTGCACTGGCGAGCATCGTGCCGATGATCTCCGAAGTGGTGGAGGAACTGGGCGGTGACCGGGTCAAATCCGCGCTGCCGATCCTGCGAGAATTTCGGATCAAGCTGGGCAGCCGCGACTAG
- a CDS encoding RNA-binding protein, translated as MARGGSDKDRSDGPERKCLATGEIQPKEGLIRFVVGPEGQVVPDVMGKLPGRGVYVTSTEVALRTAIKKKLFARGFKAPVTVPDGLEDEIKGQVLRRLIELISLARKSGDAVSGYEKVKDWLAKEHARVLIQASDGSGRGKSKLSTPHRGKFIGCLTADELGMAFGRQTVIHAALASGGLGKRVVEEAQRLQGLRETVGGKGRTEG; from the coding sequence ATGGCACGCGGTGGCAGTGACAAAGACCGGTCCGATGGACCGGAGCGGAAATGTCTGGCAACAGGCGAGATTCAGCCCAAGGAAGGGCTGATCCGCTTCGTTGTTGGCCCCGAAGGTCAGGTGGTTCCTGACGTGATGGGTAAGTTGCCCGGGCGTGGGGTCTATGTGACTTCAACCGAGGTTGCGCTTCGCACCGCGATAAAGAAGAAACTCTTTGCGCGCGGTTTCAAGGCTCCGGTGACGGTGCCCGATGGGCTGGAAGATGAAATCAAAGGTCAGGTGCTGCGGCGCCTGATCGAACTGATCAGCCTGGCGCGCAAGTCGGGTGATGCGGTCTCTGGCTACGAGAAGGTCAAGGACTGGCTGGCCAAGGAACACGCTCGTGTCTTGATTCAGGCTTCGGATGGATCGGGACGGGGCAAATCAAAATTAAGCACGCCGCACCGTGGGAAATTCATCGGATGCCTCACTGCGGATGAGCTGGGCATGGCCTTTGGGCGCCAAACTGTGATACATGCGGCGCTGGCCTCTGGTGGACTCGGCAAACGTGTTGTAGAGGAAGCGCAACGACTACAAGGTTTGCGCGAAACGGTGGGCGGCAAGGGCCGCACGGAAGGATAA
- the nusA gene encoding transcription termination factor NusA, translating into MAITSANQLELLQTAEAVAREKMIDPGLVVDAMEESLARAAKSRYGSEMDIRVSIDRKTGRATFTRVRTVVEDDALENYQAELTVEQAKQYMADPSVGDVFVEEVPPVEMGRIAAQSAKQVILQKVREAERDRQYEEFKDRAGTIINGLVKREEYGNVIVDVGAGEAILRRNEKIGRESYRPNDRIRCFIKDVRREPRGPQIFLSRTAPEFMAELFKMEVPEIYDGVIEIKAVARDPGSRAKIAVISYDGSIDPVGACVGMRGSRVQAVVNELQGEKIDIIPWNEDQPTFLVNALQPAEVSKVVLDEEAGKIEVVVPEEQLSLAIGRRGQNVRLASQLTALDIDIMTEEEESARRQKEFEARTKLFMETLDLDEFFAQLLVSEGFTNLEEVAYVELDELLVIDGVDEGTAQELQARAADYLEAQAKAAIDAARALGVEDSLIDFDGLTPQMVEALAKDGIKTLEDFATCADWELAGGWTTNKGERVKDDGILEPFDVSLEDAQTLVMTARVLLGWVDPTELEADAEEDADIEGGEAEEGEA; encoded by the coding sequence ATGGCTATCACATCAGCAAACCAGTTGGAGCTTCTGCAGACCGCAGAAGCCGTGGCGCGCGAAAAGATGATCGACCCCGGTTTGGTTGTCGATGCGATGGAAGAGAGCCTGGCGCGGGCCGCCAAGAGCCGCTACGGCAGCGAAATGGATATCCGTGTATCCATCGACCGCAAGACTGGTCGTGCGACCTTTACCCGCGTCCGCACCGTGGTCGAAGATGACGCGCTGGAGAACTACCAGGCGGAATTGACTGTTGAGCAGGCCAAGCAATATATGGCCGATCCGTCGGTTGGCGATGTTTTCGTCGAGGAAGTGCCTCCGGTCGAAATGGGCCGTATTGCCGCCCAGTCCGCCAAGCAGGTGATCCTGCAAAAGGTGCGCGAAGCTGAGCGTGATCGTCAGTACGAAGAATTCAAGGATCGCGCCGGCACCATCATCAATGGTCTGGTTAAGCGCGAAGAATATGGCAATGTCATCGTCGATGTGGGCGCTGGCGAAGCCATCCTGCGCCGCAACGAGAAAATTGGCCGCGAGAGCTACCGCCCCAATGATCGGATCCGCTGCTTCATCAAGGATGTGCGCCGTGAGCCCCGTGGCCCGCAGATCTTCCTGTCGCGGACCGCGCCGGAATTCATGGCTGAGCTGTTCAAGATGGAAGTGCCGGAAATCTATGACGGTGTGATTGAAATCAAGGCCGTGGCCCGGGATCCGGGTTCGCGCGCGAAGATTGCTGTGATCAGCTATGATGGCTCCATCGACCCGGTTGGCGCCTGTGTCGGTATGCGCGGTTCGCGTGTGCAGGCTGTGGTCAATGAGCTGCAGGGTGAAAAGATCGACATCATCCCCTGGAATGAAGATCAGCCGACCTTCCTTGTGAACGCGTTGCAGCCTGCGGAAGTGTCCAAGGTTGTACTGGATGAAGAAGCCGGCAAGATCGAAGTTGTGGTCCCCGAAGAGCAGCTGTCGCTGGCCATCGGCCGTCGTGGCCAGAACGTGCGTCTGGCATCCCAGCTGACCGCGCTGGATATCGACATCATGACCGAGGAAGAAGAATCGGCCCGTCGCCAGAAGGAATTCGAGGCGCGCACCAAGCTGTTCATGGAAACACTGGATCTGGACGAGTTCTTCGCTCAGTTGCTGGTTTCCGAAGGCTTCACCAACCTCGAAGAGGTTGCCTATGTCGAGCTGGATGAATTGCTGGTCATCGACGGCGTTGACGAAGGCACCGCACAAGAGCTGCAGGCCCGTGCTGCTGACTATCTGGAAGCGCAGGCGAAGGCAGCAATTGATGCGGCCCGTGCCTTGGGTGTTGAGGATAGCCTGATTGACTTTGACGGTCTGACGCCCCAAATGGTTGAAGCGTTGGCCAAGGATGGCATCAAGACGCTGGAAGATTTCGCCACCTGCGCGGATTGGGAACTGGCCGGCGGCTGGACCACCAACAAAGGTGAGCGCGTCAAGGATGACGGCATTCTGGAACCATTTGATGTGTCGCTGGAAGACGCCCAGACCCTTGTCATGACTGCCCGCGTTTTGCTGGGTTGGGTGGATCCCACCGAACTGGAAGCGGACGCTGAAGAAGACGCCGACATCGAAGGCGGCGAAGCAGAAGAGGGCGAAGCCTGA